Proteins from one Anthonomus grandis grandis chromosome 8, icAntGran1.3, whole genome shotgun sequence genomic window:
- the LOC126739794 gene encoding uncharacterized protein LOC126739794 — protein sequence MCIENDPEVMKDQDKWKKIVASAKAYQCYQVNLIRWRCQNCNKSYKNKAHLKRHFEFECNVEPKYQCTKCGVRFKHKHSLQRHLERKSLCNDDQEGKHKTPVKKALRSNKAISIPNEDFHLFLAAFLKCYMLTNTQTEPSSSGVLKNDIFPLTTIDETYKFENNLNNEEYKKKSITLMKRYIGTGQKWKQASYRLSSFMFTKELLTLFSWTGKSKTSDSKESFGRLVNILDVFFTVVSLSDPTFSHVQKEEFFKDGILKHSKTRLNAARKKGARDSNEMSQDNIFMMTTSDPQFIDIEERVEGEADVPFEIKTEDYNI from the exons atttaatcAGATGGCGGTGCCAAAACTGTAACAAATCCTATAAAAATAAGGCGCATCTAAAAAGGCATTTTGAGTTCGAGTGTAACGTAGAACCAAAATACCAATGCACCAAATGCGGAGTCAGATTTAAGCACAAACACAGTTTACAGAGGCATTTGGAACGAAAGAGCTTGT gTAATGATGACCAAGAAGGCAAGCATAAGACACCTGTCAAAAAGGCTTTACGAAGCAATAAAGCAATAAGCATTCCCAACGAAGACTTTCACTTATTTCTAgcagcatttttaaaat GTTATATGCTTACAAACACTCAAACTGAACCATCTTCATCGggtgtattaaaaaatgatatttttcccCTGACTACTATTGACGAAACTTACAAATTTGAGAATAATTTAAACAATGAAGAGTATAAAAAGAAATCGATAACACTCATGAAGCGGTATATTGGTACGGGGCAAAAGTGGAAACAGGCTTCATATAGGCTGAGTTCGTTTATGTTTACCAA agaACTACTTACTCTATTTTCCTGGACTGGAAAAAGCAAAACATCTGATTCCAAAGAATCATTTGGTAGATTAGTTAATATTTTAG acGTATTTTTTACGGTTGTAAGTTTATCCGACCCGACTTTCTCACATGTACAAAAAGAGGAGTTTTTCAAAGATGGAATTTTAAAACACAGCAAAACGAGACTAAATGCTGCAAGGAAAAAAG gtgCCAGAGATTCTAACGAGATGAGCcaagataatatttttatgatgaCTACTTCCGATCCCCAATTTATAGACATTGAAGAGCGGGTAGAAGGGGAGGCTGACGTCCCTTTTGAGATAAAAACTGaagattataatatttaa